The Juglans regia cultivar Chandler chromosome 10, Walnut 2.0, whole genome shotgun sequence genome includes the window agatgaatattatttcataaaacattgctgtaaaaaatctgaaacatatattaagacgttgtgtttttagaattttatttctacttgTATATTGCAAATTATcgagatctaattttatatatagtaacgtttttatggttttttaatcTTAATGTGTCACAAATTAGaaaattcccccccccccccccctcaaaaaaaaaaaaaattgttgattccGCCACTGCACAAGATAATCCAATTAAGCTCTTGCTTATTTCTACAAAAACCTTGTAGGCATAAGCTTGCGCTTAGTCTGAATTTCCGTTACGCATTCAAGGGCGCATTTAGAATagggatgggatgagatggaAATCACATCTCCAAAAAGTATTGGTAACTTGAATATATATTGGAGGATGCTGAAGGATGGTGACAATCATGTGAGCAGTGAGCACCtccaatcctttttttttttttttttaatttatgaaaatgaacTTCTTCATTATAACATTCATCAAATGTAATCAAGAATACAAGAGGGAATACTGCCTACATCAATAAATGATGTAGAAGACAAGAGAGCATTCTTGGCAAGCACATGAGCTGCCTTATTACCCTCCTCTCTTTGAATGTGTAAGATTGACCATGAGTCATAAACAGTTAACTGACCCTTAATATCATCAATGATCATACCAACTGCAGACCAGTTCTCTACTTTGCCGTTAATAGCTTGAGTAACTAGGAGTGAATCCCCTTCTAGTATTATCCTTTTAAGTCCTAGGTGAGAACCAAAACAACAGCTTCCATAGCCTCAACAGATTCAGCTAGAAAAGGATCAGGATAGAGTGACCTGATTTGTCTTGTGTTGCCGACACCAACCCATTCCAATCTCTTATAATCAGACCAATACCAATTTTGCATCTGGACTTGTTAAttgctgcatcccaattaattttaaaaacctGAGGAGGTGGGGGAAGCCAAGTTGAGCTTGTCTGATGTTGCTGTCGAGACTTAACAAAATCCTGTGAGTGCATATCCAACAAGTCCTTTAGAATAGACTTGCCATGCTCAGCAACTGAATTTGGGCCCTTAAATTCTTTTTGGAAAACATAAGCATTAATTCTCAACCAAATGTGCTTGCTAACCACTGCTAACTCCTCCACAAGCTCCCAACCCCCAACTGAATCTAGTTCAAGAAATAGATCCTTGAGGGAGTTAAAGCTGGATGAGCTTTTTTGAATCTGTCTTGAACATTGATGCCAGACATCTTGTGTAGCAGGGCATGTCCATAAGGCATGTATGactgtttcttcttcttgtaagCAGATAGGGCAACAAGGtttctcaagaattttcttCTTGTGCAGATTGAAGTTGGTTGGTAAAGCCTCATTGCAGGCCCTCCATAGAAAAATTTTGTCTATAGGAGGAACTTTCAATTTCCATAGCTTTGACCATAACTGATTGTGTTGAGAGCTACTTGAAGTCTGTCCATTATCCATATCTATTAATTCCTTATGTAAATGGTATGCACTCTTGACTGAAAAAGTGCCTTGAGAAGTCCCATTCCAAATAAGCTTATCTTCTAAAACAACGTTCATTCTCTagtccttaaaaaaataataaattttgtttttccctttaGGATCATCATTATCAGTCATAGATGGGagtgaaatgatattttttttaagattagtaatggaaatattgaaaaatatgaagagaaatCCTACAGATCGGTCGGGCTGATGTTACCCAAATAATAGCCCACCAATAATGCACTGACATGTAGGCTGTCTACCACAATAATCTTGTAGATGCACTGCACGGAACCTCCCCTTTGCTATTTCGCACCCACTCTGATTTTTCCTAATaaggtttgtattttttattgtacCAGATTCCCAGAACCACCATGATCAAGAATCGCGGGTTTCTTGAAATAATGCCCATGTTGAGTATGTTGATTATTCTGCCAGAGTTGAATTCCTTTACCACCCCTGTTCCTATTACTCAGCATATTGTTCTCATCGTCAACACCAATGTTTGATGGCGTGAGGCAAGGAGTAGCAGTGAGGAGAGGGATGACGCCCACGCCGACGCCTGCTCCAAGTTCAGTGGCGGGGTTGGAGCCTTTGATGGAATGACGATTGGACATGATGGGGTTATactgatggtggtggtggtggtggttgtggtAGAAAGATGAGGCAGGTGCGACGACAAAGAGGTCACGCAGGCCCACCATGCCCATCTCCGTGGAAGCGAGGCCGTAATTGATTTGCCTGGAGGGCGCAGTAGACCACATTCTAGAGGTGGGTCCGGTGCTAGTTCCTACGGCGGTAGGTCCGGCATTGAAGCCAAGGGAGAACTCATCTGAGGTGGCGTGACTCGTGGCTGAAGAGGACGTAGCTACCCAGTCTGCGAAGGCTCCAGAATCCGAAGGTAACCTCTTTGTAGTAGCCATAAGTGATGCCCTTTGTCAACAAAACACAATCTTTATTAGCAGTGATGTAtttttagaacacaaatatGGGGAGAGAGAGTTGTGATCTTGAACTCAATCTATGGATGTATATCTACAGGCGTTATATATGTAAGTGGGGTCTCTGAAATTTTCGgggaaataagttatgagagagagggagggacgAAGATCTTCTTTGTTGGGTGGCTTTCTACCAATCTCTCATGTGAACGAGTGTATATTGAATTTGGTATAATATATGAGGTGGCGTCATGTGAGTGGAGGGCTGTTATTTGGGAAAAAGTGGATTGACCGCTTAGAAGCGATTCTCAAATATGAATCATGTTGCACttcctttctattttatcaCTCACGTCATACCGGTTGACATGGCATTGGTTGGAAGCTTCTATTGTTCTACagaagattttattttcttaaatagacAATCACATCAATTAAGTGTGAAGTAGGGTTGGACAACGGACTCAAATAACTCGGCCTGTCCGCCCAATCATGTGAACGGACTCCTATAACTCGacatgtccacccaatccaccTGTTCCACTAGAGGATGGGTAGGCAACCCTCCCATCTCAAGTGCGGGTgctagacaaaaaaaaaaaaaaagcccatgCGGGCAGAGTGTGGGTGGGTATTCCACTAGCTTGGAATTTCACCATTTTTcctgtataatatatattataaaaaactatataaatttttaaatttctctctctcctctaacTTTTCCTTATTGTccacatattttcttttcttttcggtgttctcttctttctctttcctctcatgTCGATGTTGCGCCTCTCTACGACCCAATACCATAATCGCCACTGTGGACCTATAAGTTAAAGACCCACGATTGTGCTCGTGAGTTTATGAGCTTTATGACCCATACCTGCTATCATGGGTCTGCGAGTTTTATGCCCATTGTCGCGTATGTGGGTTTGTTAGCTTTGTGATTCACGGTCGTGGCCGTGGGTCATGGTCATGTCCATGGATTTGTGCTTCTGTGCACATATATGTAGATTTATGCATCGATATGAGTTTTGTTAGATTTGTTTGATGTAACTACAATTTTGTGCTTTCTTTTTAAGAATACGTTTTTGGATGGGGTGGCCAAACGATGATAGTGTCAATCTGCCTATCCTACAAGCAGATGCGAACGATCATGGATGTGGGTGGAGGACACGGTGCAGGGTTGAGATTTACCCACCCGCCCAAGAGGAGACGG containing:
- the LOC108980404 gene encoding protein LATERAL ROOT PRIMORDIUM 1-like, with amino-acid sequence MATTKRLPSDSGAFADWVATSSSATSHATSDEFSLGFNAGPTAVGTSTGPTSRMWSTAPSRQINYGLASTEMGMVGLRDLFVVAPASSFYHNHHHHHHQYNPIMSNRHSIKGSNPATELGAGVGVGVIPLLTATPCLTPSNIGVDDENNMLSNRNRGGKGIQLWQNNQHTQHGHYFKKPAILDHGGSGNLVQ